DNA from Roseimicrobium sp. ORNL1:
AGACACCATCCTGGATGTACTCACCGAAGACATCCCCGATGCAGCGAATGGTTTCCGGCTCGTATTCTCCCTGGACCCCTTCCCCGGATACTCAGCGAGGTTCGTTTGGAATCGACCCGAGTTCAGCGGGAACTGGTACACATGGCCCGAGCGCAACATGGAAGGCTGGCTCTGTCCTGCGCTCTTCAAGTATTTTGAAGAAGCTCCCAAGGAGATCTACGTGAAGGCCTCGGCGAAGTAGGGGACGGCCCAAAGACTGGGCAGGACAGTACCATCAACAGTTGAAAAGGGTCTTTGTACGGGGAGCGAAGGGTTGCGCAAAGGAGCGTGGACACTCTTGTCCGCCGTTCTGCTGCGCAGCAACCTCCCTCGTGTAGAAGCGACTGATGACGCCTCTGGAGCAGTTGGCAGAAGGTGGCCTTGCCTGCCAAATGAAAGAACGATTTGCGTCAGGGGCGGCGGACAAGAGTGTCCACGCTCCTTTTGAAATGCGCATCGCTTCACGTTGGGATTGAATAGCTCCTCAGGCTCCCGCAGCTCACCTCCAAAAATTCCTCTGCGTCTCCGTGTCTCCGTGTTGAATCCCAAGCACGTCATCCCGCCCCACACCCAACTCACCGCCTCACCGCCACATCCCCCGCAATGCCCGTGCGGGTGATGGCGCGCACAGCAATAGCTTGAGCGCCTTTGGGCATGTCGATGGACTTCTCCTCCACGGGGAAGGAGCGAACGGAGATCCACTGGGTGCCATCGTAGAATTGCACAAA
Protein-coding regions in this window:
- a CDS encoding DUF6717 family protein; protein product: MNSLFVIAPYKYEGIWVFDDPSVGLVQEPFVSGADTILDVLTEDIPDAANGFRLVFSLDPFPGYSARFVWNRPEFSGNWYTWPERNMEGWLCPALFKYFEEAPKEIYVKASAK